One stretch of Harmonia axyridis chromosome 1, icHarAxyr1.1, whole genome shotgun sequence DNA includes these proteins:
- the LOC123681490 gene encoding uncharacterized protein LOC123681490: MLSKWIFCTLLMVDLNLAFNVDSIKQWNESQLVCGYPVKILKQDQWEEILEDQIRIETNNKTIVVDKNHKQGQKVIVSYEDFLCCLKNVWISVKNNMQKQKCLKFFLKCVRSTKQQPCTIGWTYYVNLAVHDLRVATLLVVTSAVFFVTSVILVEKCKESGYDSFVESSS, from the exons ATGTTGTCAAAGTGGATTTTTTGCACCCTTCTAATG gtTGATCTGAATCTTGCTTTCAATGTCGATTCTATTAAACAATGGAACGAAAGTCAACTTGTTTGTGGCTATccagtgaaaattttgaaaca agACCAATGGGAAGAAATCTTGGAAGACCAAATCAGAATAGAAACGAATAACAAAACAATTGTGGTCGATAAAAACCACAAACAAGGACAAAAGGTCATCGTCAGCTATGAAGACTTCTTGTGTTGCCTCAAAAATGTATGGATAAGCGTTAAAAACAACATGCAGAAACAGAAGTGCctgaaatttttcttgaaatgtgtCAGGTCAACCAAACAACAGCCTTGCACAATTGGTTGGACTTACTACGTCAACTTAGCAGTGCACGACTTAAGAGTGGCAACATTGTTGGTGGTAACTAGTGCAGTTTTTTTCGTAACCTCTGTCATTTTGGTGGAAAAATGCAAGGAAAGTGGCTATGATTCTTTTGTCGAGAGTAGTTCTTGA
- the LOC123670763 gene encoding uncharacterized protein LOC123670763 codes for MDFRGFIFFILFSVTLAESKERHPLATLELWDTQRLVCGFGVEELPRHWITEKDKLKNRTINETDPTDEIVSTYKDFRCCLKKTWMHEDVVRPFNNLTCMKRMMKCLVESKKSPCVLTTNYYISYALSNHYVIFGIYFTMYMLVATLFALSSLSKHVDTNDRFVNNMNPLYNPDDSDSD; via the exons ATGGATTTTAGgggatttatatttttcatactttTTTCTGTCACTTTG GCGGAATCGAAGGAAAGACACCCTCTTGCAACTCTAGAGCTGTGGGATACACAAAGACTGGTTTGTGGTTTTGGTGTCGAAGAATTACCTAG gcatTGGATCACCGAAAAGGATAAGTTGAAGAACAGAACCATAAACGAAACCGACCCTACTGATGAAATCGTTTCAACTTACAAGGACTTCCGTTGTTGTCTCAAAAAAACCTGGATGCACGAAGATGTGGTTCGTCCTTTCAATAATCTAACCTGTATGAAGCGAATGATGAAGTGTCTGGTGGAGTCCAAGAAGAGCCCTTGCGTTTTGACTACCAATTATTATATATCGTACGCACTGTCTAATCACTATGTGATATTTGGGATCTATTTCACAATGTATATGCTTGTAGCAACACTTTTTGCCCTTTCTAGTTTGTCTAAACATGTTGATACTAACGATCGTTTCGTTAATAATATGAATCCTTTATATAACCCTGATGATTCAGATTCAGATTGA